The following coding sequences lie in one Micromonospora sp. R77 genomic window:
- a CDS encoding ATP-dependent helicase, producing the protein MQGYRLVRRGVGAVPDGRAAGSGRGDRPGGGSGQGERSAPGAEGEPRSGGSAGDGAHPQPGARRADPVQAEVVAHTDGPMLVLGGPGTGKTSTLVEAVAARVAEGVDPERVLVLTFGRRQATDLRHRIEARIAGEGHRVVREPLVRTFPAYAFGLLRRAAAERGEPSPRLLTGPEQDLIIRELLDVVGEEPADDPVGWPEDLLPALRTRAFAAQLRDLLMRAAERGVGPAELARLGEKLGRADWPAAARFLREYVAVLALRDVSNRGSVAYDPAELVRAATGMLLDDPELLAAERRRLAHVYVDELADTDPAQLDLLAVIAGGGASLVAFADPDSSTYAFRGADPAGVATFPHRFRTASGAPAAQVVLTTSYRAGPGLLAATARLARRLRGPAAHRRLHPLPDAPPGVVEVRTFRSATSESAWLAHALREAHLLDGVPWSRMAVLVRSTGRQLPSLQRALHHAGVPTVVHGEDLPLHLQPGVAPLLLLLRCALEPDRLDEETAVALLHSPLGGADPLAERRLRQGLRALALAGGDRRPSGELIVEALRDPAELAAIDRRWAVPAQTVAHLLATARQAAAVPGATAEDVLWAVWRFSGLAERWAGAITRGRAATGEHETAQRWRAEAADRDLDAVMVLFDAAARFTDRLPGARAEVFLDHVLGQDLPADTLAPTADRGDAVRLLTAHAAKGLEWDLVAVAGVQEGVWPDLRLRGSLLGSERLVDVLAGRAQGAGTRASLVGQTSALLDEERRLFHVAVTRARHRLLVTAVASAAVGGDDHEEQPSRFLHELGTTEPPAIGGGSAPPPTPSEPTGGPEPVGPDAGGAGSGRPGDGATLAVESGPPGAAGSARPGRGAALAVEAGPRGGTGAAGPHDGARLSVDREPLDGEADRPGALPVTLPPRGLTLSALVAELRTAVTDPAAPATRRRAAAAELARLAAAGVPGAHPDDWWGLRGLSDDRPLVDDGEAVRVTPSAMESALRCSLRWLLERHGGSGPASAAQGVGNLVHAAAMLAEDASVDRTALLDYVAARFDAIELAARWMVGPERERAEAMVDKLLRWLAGNPRRLLAIEHEFAVRLDDPQRPVELVGRVDRLEVDAEGRLVVIDLKTGKSTAVTEREVAEHPQLGAYQAAVEAGAFAEYGEASGGAALVQLGTGAKDAREQAQAAAGEGPEAGWATALVRRTADTMAAATFAAVANSKCRVCPVRTSCPVSGQGRQVVEPPTVRREREE; encoded by the coding sequence GTGCAGGGGTACCGGCTGGTGCGCCGGGGTGTGGGGGCGGTTCCTGACGGACGGGCTGCCGGGTCGGGTCGGGGGGATCGGCCGGGCGGCGGGTCGGGTCAGGGGGAACGGTCCGCGCCGGGCGCCGAGGGGGAGCCGCGATCCGGGGGGTCCGCGGGTGATGGCGCGCACCCTCAGCCGGGCGCGCGGCGGGCGGACCCGGTGCAGGCCGAGGTGGTGGCGCACACCGACGGGCCGATGCTGGTCCTCGGCGGCCCCGGCACCGGCAAGACCAGCACGCTGGTCGAGGCGGTCGCCGCGCGGGTGGCCGAGGGCGTCGACCCGGAACGGGTGCTGGTGCTCACCTTCGGCCGTCGCCAGGCCACCGACCTGCGTCACCGGATCGAGGCGCGGATCGCCGGGGAGGGCCACCGGGTCGTCCGCGAGCCGCTGGTCCGCACCTTCCCGGCGTACGCGTTCGGCCTGCTCCGCCGGGCCGCCGCCGAGCGGGGCGAACCGTCGCCCCGGCTGCTCACCGGCCCCGAGCAGGATCTGATCATCCGCGAGCTGCTGGACGTGGTCGGCGAGGAGCCGGCGGACGACCCGGTCGGCTGGCCGGAGGACCTGCTGCCCGCGCTGCGGACCCGGGCCTTCGCCGCCCAGCTGCGCGACCTGCTGATGCGCGCCGCCGAGCGCGGCGTCGGCCCGGCCGAGCTGGCCCGGCTGGGGGAGAAGCTGGGCCGCGCCGACTGGCCGGCCGCCGCACGCTTCCTCCGGGAGTACGTCGCCGTCCTCGCCCTGCGCGACGTGAGCAACCGTGGCTCCGTCGCGTACGACCCGGCCGAGCTGGTCCGGGCGGCCACCGGCATGCTGCTCGACGATCCGGAGCTGCTGGCCGCCGAGCGCCGCCGGCTGGCGCACGTCTACGTCGACGAGTTGGCCGACACCGACCCCGCCCAGCTCGATTTGCTCGCCGTGATCGCCGGCGGCGGCGCGTCCCTGGTCGCCTTCGCCGACCCCGACTCCTCCACGTACGCCTTCCGGGGCGCCGACCCGGCCGGGGTGGCCACCTTCCCGCACCGGTTCCGCACCGCCTCCGGCGCACCCGCCGCGCAGGTCGTGCTGACCACCTCCTACCGGGCCGGTCCCGGCCTGCTCGCCGCGACCGCACGGCTGGCCCGCCGGCTGCGCGGTCCGGCCGCACACCGTCGACTCCATCCGCTGCCCGACGCGCCGCCGGGCGTGGTGGAGGTCCGCACCTTCCGTTCGGCCACCAGCGAGTCGGCCTGGCTGGCCCACGCCCTGCGCGAGGCGCACCTGCTCGACGGGGTGCCCTGGTCCCGGATGGCGGTACTGGTCCGCTCCACCGGCCGGCAGTTGCCGTCGCTGCAACGGGCCCTGCACCACGCGGGCGTACCGACCGTGGTGCACGGCGAGGACCTGCCGCTGCACCTGCAACCCGGGGTGGCTCCGCTGCTGCTCCTGCTGCGCTGCGCGCTGGAACCGGACCGGCTCGACGAGGAGACCGCTGTCGCGCTGCTGCACTCGCCGCTGGGCGGGGCCGACCCGCTCGCCGAGCGACGGCTGCGCCAAGGGTTGCGGGCGCTCGCGCTGGCCGGCGGCGACCGCCGGCCCTCCGGCGAGCTGATCGTCGAGGCGCTGCGCGACCCGGCCGAGCTGGCCGCGATCGACCGGCGGTGGGCGGTGCCCGCCCAGACGGTGGCGCACCTGCTGGCCACGGCCCGACAGGCGGCGGCCGTCCCGGGGGCCACCGCCGAGGACGTGCTCTGGGCGGTCTGGCGCTTCAGTGGCCTCGCCGAACGCTGGGCCGGGGCGATCACCCGGGGCCGGGCCGCCACCGGGGAGCACGAGACGGCGCAGCGCTGGCGTGCCGAGGCCGCCGACCGGGACCTCGACGCGGTCATGGTGCTCTTCGACGCGGCGGCCCGGTTCACCGACCGGCTGCCGGGTGCCCGCGCCGAGGTCTTCCTCGACCACGTGCTCGGGCAGGACCTGCCGGCCGACACCCTCGCCCCCACCGCCGACCGGGGCGACGCGGTCCGGCTGCTCACCGCGCACGCCGCGAAGGGCCTCGAGTGGGACCTCGTCGCCGTCGCCGGCGTGCAGGAGGGCGTCTGGCCCGACCTGCGGCTGCGCGGCAGCCTGCTCGGCTCCGAACGGCTCGTCGACGTGCTCGCCGGCCGGGCGCAGGGCGCCGGCACCCGGGCCAGCCTGGTCGGGCAGACCTCGGCGCTGCTCGACGAGGAACGCCGGCTCTTCCACGTCGCGGTCACCCGGGCCCGGCACCGGCTGCTGGTCACCGCGGTCGCCTCGGCGGCGGTCGGCGGCGACGACCACGAGGAACAGCCCAGCCGGTTCCTGCACGAACTGGGCACCACCGAGCCCCCGGCGATCGGCGGCGGGTCGGCACCCCCACCGACCCCGTCCGAGCCGACCGGTGGACCGGAGCCGGTCGGTCCGGATGCCGGCGGGGCGGGCAGTGGCCGGCCCGGTGACGGCGCGACGCTGGCCGTGGAGAGCGGGCCGCCCGGGGCCGCGGGGTCGGCCCGGCCGGGCCGCGGGGCCGCCCTGGCCGTCGAGGCCGGGCCACGCGGGGGTACGGGGGCGGCCGGGCCCCACGACGGCGCGAGGCTGAGCGTCGATCGGGAACCACTCGACGGGGAGGCCGATCGGCCCGGTGCGCTGCCGGTCACCCTGCCGCCGCGCGGGCTCACCCTGTCGGCGCTGGTGGCGGAGCTGCGTACCGCGGTCACCGACCCGGCGGCACCCGCGACCCGGCGGCGCGCGGCGGCGGCCGAGTTGGCCCGGCTGGCCGCCGCCGGGGTCCCCGGCGCGCATCCGGACGACTGGTGGGGGCTGCGTGGGCTCTCCGACGACCGGCCGCTGGTGGACGACGGCGAGGCCGTCCGGGTCACCCCGTCGGCGATGGAGAGCGCGCTGCGGTGCAGCCTGCGCTGGCTGCTGGAACGGCACGGCGGCAGCGGACCGGCCAGCGCCGCGCAGGGCGTCGGCAACCTGGTGCACGCCGCCGCGATGCTCGCCGAGGACGCCAGCGTCGACCGGACGGCGCTGCTGGACTACGTGGCCGCCCGGTTCGACGCGATCGAGCTGGCCGCCCGCTGGATGGTCGGGCCGGAACGCGAGCGCGCCGAGGCGATGGTGGACAAGCTGCTGCGGTGGCTGGCCGGCAACCCGCGCCGGCTGCTCGCCATCGAGCACGAGTTCGCGGTCCGCCTCGACGACCCGCAGCGCCCGGTCGAGCTGGTCGGGCGGGTCGACCGGCTGGAGGTCGACGCCGAGGGCCGGCTCGTGGTGATCGACCTGAAGACCGGCAAGTCCACCGCCGTCACCGAGCGGGAGGTGGCCGAGCATCCGCAGCTCGGGGCGTACCAGGCGGCGGTGGAGGCGGGGGCGTTCGCCGAGTACGGCGAAGCCTCCGGCGGGGCGGCGCTGGTGCAGCTCGGCACCGGGGCGAAGGACGCCCGGGAGCAGGCGCAGGCCGCCGCGGGGGAGGGGCCGGAGGCGGGCTGGGCGACCGCGCTGGTCCGGCGGACCGCCGATACGATGGCCGCCGCCACCTTCGCCGCCGTCGCCAACTCGAAGTGCCGGGTCTGCCCGGTCCGCACGAGCTGCCCGGTGTCGGGGCAGGGGCGCCAGGTCGTCGAGCCGCCGACGGTCCGCCGCGAGCGCGAGGAGTGA